The following are from one region of the Mesorhizobium sp. B2-8-5 genome:
- a CDS encoding gamma carbonic anhydrase family protein, with the protein MPVYAIDGKAPEFEDADTNWIAPDATLIGNITIGRNAGFWFGVVIRGDGELIAIGADTNVQEHTIMHTDPGFPLTIGEGCTIGHRALLHGCMIGDNSLIGMGAIVLNGARIGNNSLVGAGALVTENKVFPDNSLIVGSPAKVIRTLDEAAIERLRVSAAHYVANAKRFKAKLKTA; encoded by the coding sequence ATGCCGGTCTATGCGATCGATGGGAAGGCGCCTGAGTTCGAGGACGCCGATACGAACTGGATCGCGCCCGACGCGACGCTGATCGGCAATATCACGATCGGCCGCAACGCCGGCTTCTGGTTCGGCGTCGTCATCCGCGGCGATGGCGAACTCATTGCGATTGGCGCCGACACCAATGTGCAGGAGCATACGATCATGCACACCGACCCCGGCTTTCCACTGACCATCGGCGAAGGCTGCACGATCGGCCACAGGGCGCTGCTGCATGGCTGCATGATCGGTGACAACAGCCTGATCGGCATGGGCGCCATCGTTCTGAACGGCGCCAGGATCGGCAACAACTCGCTGGTCGGCGCCGGCGCCCTGGTGACCGAAAATAAGGTTTTTCCCGACAATTCGCTGATCGTCGGCTCGCCCGCCAAGGTGATCAGGACACTGGACGAAGCGGCGATCGAAAGGCTGCGGGTCTCGGCGGCTCACTACGTGGCCAATGCCAAACGCTTCAAGGCCAAGCTCAAGACGGCGTGA
- a CDS encoding DUF6949 family protein, whose product MELLSGRRLAFAEPYVSPVHILRSLAATACAGPFMLTNEALTARREGRIGAMALLSCGCTAIAWALALGVVLIAIASWATANLGSFEFAG is encoded by the coding sequence ATGGAACTGCTGTCAGGCCGGCGCCTGGCCTTTGCCGAGCCTTATGTTTCGCCTGTCCATATCCTGCGTTCGCTGGCGGCAACGGCTTGCGCCGGACCGTTCATGCTCACCAACGAGGCCTTGACCGCCCGGCGTGAGGGCCGCATAGGCGCGATGGCGCTGTTGTCCTGTGGTTGCACGGCCATCGCCTGGGCGCTGGCCCTCGGCGTCGTGCTCATCGCCATTGCATCCTGGGCGACCGCCAACCTAGGGTCTTTCGAATTCGCTGGTTGA
- a CDS encoding cytochrome P450 — protein MTDLKPSYLEFDLASRRLRLDPHEPAFVQNPYEAYAFLHGTANAFFWEDYGFWCFGGFDDVNRLLRDRRFGRQNPAGIPDSRGVGDDRSHLAAFDAIEANSMLELEPPVHTRLRTLVNRAFVSRQVERLRPRIELLANELIDRFEPKGVDLLPAYASPLPITIIAEMLGVPTEMGPRLVDWSHQMVTMYMHGRTREVEDTANRAARDFSDFLRGYVAERRKKPGDDLLSLLIEAQDNGQKLSENELVSSAILLLNAGHEATVHQTGNAVRSILAQGGDPRRFFATPEANVATVEECLRFDAPLHMFLRYAYEEIEVSPGILVKPGEMVALLLGMANHDPLAFAEPDTFNPARSDQKNVSFGAGIHFCIGAPLARLELQVSLKALFDRLPELRLAETPRFRDSYHFHGLERIAVTF, from the coding sequence ATGACCGATTTGAAGCCTTCCTATCTTGAGTTTGATCTCGCCAGCCGCCGCCTGCGTCTCGACCCGCACGAGCCAGCCTTCGTGCAGAATCCTTACGAGGCCTACGCCTTCCTGCACGGCACTGCCAACGCCTTCTTCTGGGAAGACTACGGCTTCTGGTGCTTTGGCGGCTTCGACGACGTCAACCGGCTGTTGCGCGACCGCCGTTTCGGCCGCCAGAACCCGGCGGGGATTCCCGACAGCCGCGGCGTCGGCGACGACCGTTCGCATCTCGCGGCCTTCGACGCCATCGAGGCCAATTCCATGCTGGAACTGGAGCCGCCGGTGCATACGCGGCTTCGCACGCTGGTCAACCGCGCCTTCGTCTCACGCCAGGTCGAGCGGCTGCGACCGCGCATCGAGCTGCTGGCCAACGAGTTGATCGACCGCTTCGAGCCAAAGGGCGTCGACCTTCTGCCCGCCTACGCCTCGCCTTTGCCGATCACCATCATCGCCGAAATGCTCGGCGTTCCGACCGAGATGGGGCCGCGACTGGTCGACTGGTCGCATCAAATGGTCACCATGTACATGCATGGCCGCACGCGCGAGGTCGAGGACACTGCCAACCGCGCCGCGCGCGATTTTTCCGACTTCCTGCGCGGCTATGTGGCCGAGCGCCGCAAGAAGCCCGGCGACGATCTGCTATCGCTGCTTATCGAGGCCCAGGACAACGGCCAAAAACTCTCGGAAAACGAGCTGGTATCCTCGGCCATCCTGCTTCTCAACGCAGGCCACGAAGCGACCGTGCACCAGACCGGCAATGCGGTGCGCTCGATCCTTGCGCAAGGCGGCGATCCGCGCCGCTTCTTTGCGACACCCGAGGCGAATGTCGCGACCGTCGAGGAATGCCTGCGCTTCGATGCGCCGCTGCACATGTTCCTGCGCTATGCCTATGAGGAGATCGAAGTGTCGCCGGGCATTCTGGTCAAGCCCGGCGAGATGGTGGCGCTGCTGCTCGGCATGGCCAATCACGACCCGTTGGCGTTTGCCGAGCCCGACACCTTCAATCCGGCCCGCTCGGACCAGAAGAACGTCTCCTTCGGCGCCGGCATCCATTTCTGCATCGGCGCACCGCTGGCGCGGCTTGAGTTGCAGGTGTCGCTGAAGGCGCTGTTCGATCGGTTGCCGGAACTGCGCCTGGCGGAGACGCCGCGCTTCCGCGACAGCTATCACTTTCATGGGCTGGAGCGGATTGCCGTCACATTTTAG
- a CDS encoding cupin domain-containing protein has protein sequence MSAFLAVNTDAVEPEAGAPAPDRMISGDPKFRTWNVEERDGGLYAGIWEATPGKWRIVYDEWEFCHILSGVSVIAEDGGEARTVRAGDSFVLRPGFKGTWEVLETTRKEYVIKL, from the coding sequence ATGTCGGCCTTCCTTGCGGTCAACACCGATGCCGTCGAACCGGAGGCCGGCGCGCCGGCCCCGGATCGAATGATTTCGGGCGATCCCAAATTCCGCACCTGGAACGTCGAGGAGCGTGACGGCGGCCTCTATGCCGGCATCTGGGAAGCGACGCCGGGCAAATGGCGCATCGTCTATGACGAATGGGAGTTCTGCCACATCCTGTCCGGCGTCTCGGTCATCGCCGAGGACGGCGGCGAGGCGCGCACCGTGCGGGCCGGCGATAGCTTCGTGCTGCGGCCAGGGTTCAAAGGCACCTGGGAAGTGCTCGAGACGACGCGCAAGGAATATGTGATCAAACTTTGA
- a CDS encoding O-acetylhomoserine aminocarboxypropyltransferase, which yields MTRTPGFNTLAIHAGAKPDPATGARATPIYQTTSFVFDDADHAASLFGLKAFGNIYTRIMNPTQAVLEERVAALEGGTAALAVASGHAAQVIVFHNLMQPGDNFIAANKLYGGSINQFGHAFKNFGWEVRWAEANDPATFESQIDDRTKAIFIESLANPGGVFVDIEKIGDIARKHGLPLIVDNTLASPYLVRPIEHGADIVVHSLTKFIGGHGNSIGGVIVDGGTFDWSKSGKYPMLSEPRPEYGGLVLHETFGNFAFAIAARVLGLRDIGPAISPFNAFLILTGLETLPLRMQRHCDNAASVAGWLSNHPKVAWVNYPGLPGDKNNALQKKYSPQGAGAVFTFGLKGGYEAGIKFVEALELFSHLANVGDTKSLVIHPASTTHRQLSDEQKVKAGAGPDTVRLSVGIEDVNDIVADLEQALGKV from the coding sequence ATGACCCGTACGCCTGGTTTCAACACTTTAGCCATTCATGCCGGCGCCAAGCCCGATCCGGCGACTGGCGCGCGCGCCACGCCGATCTACCAGACCACCTCTTTTGTCTTCGACGATGCCGATCATGCCGCCTCGCTGTTCGGGCTGAAGGCCTTCGGCAACATCTACACCCGCATCATGAACCCGACGCAGGCGGTTCTCGAGGAACGCGTCGCGGCGCTCGAAGGCGGCACGGCGGCGCTCGCCGTCGCTTCGGGCCACGCCGCGCAGGTCATCGTCTTCCACAATCTGATGCAGCCGGGCGACAACTTCATCGCCGCCAACAAGCTTTATGGCGGCTCAATCAACCAGTTCGGTCATGCCTTCAAGAACTTCGGCTGGGAAGTTCGCTGGGCAGAAGCAAACGATCCGGCGACTTTCGAGAGCCAGATCGACGACAGGACCAAGGCGATCTTCATCGAGAGCCTTGCCAACCCCGGCGGCGTCTTCGTCGATATCGAGAAGATTGGCGACATCGCCCGCAAGCACGGCCTGCCGTTGATCGTCGACAACACGCTGGCCTCGCCCTATCTGGTCCGGCCCATCGAGCACGGCGCCGACATCGTCGTCCACTCGCTGACCAAATTCATTGGCGGCCACGGCAATTCGATCGGCGGCGTCATCGTCGATGGCGGCACCTTCGACTGGTCGAAATCGGGCAAATACCCGATGCTGTCGGAGCCGCGCCCTGAATATGGCGGCCTCGTCCTGCACGAGACCTTCGGCAACTTCGCCTTCGCGATTGCCGCCCGCGTGCTCGGCCTGCGCGACATTGGTCCGGCGATTTCGCCCTTCAACGCCTTCCTGATCCTGACCGGCCTGGAAACGTTGCCGCTGCGCATGCAGCGTCATTGCGACAATGCCGCGAGCGTTGCCGGCTGGCTGTCGAACCATCCCAAGGTTGCCTGGGTGAACTATCCCGGTCTTCCAGGCGACAAGAACAACGCGCTGCAGAAGAAATATTCGCCGCAGGGCGCAGGCGCGGTGTTCACCTTCGGCCTCAAGGGCGGCTACGAGGCCGGCATCAAATTCGTCGAGGCGCTCGAACTGTTCTCGCACCTCGCCAATGTCGGCGACACCAAGTCGCTGGTCATCCATCCGGCCTCGACCACGCATCGCCAGCTTTCCGACGAGCAGAAGGTCAAGGCCGGCGCCGGACCCGACACCGTCCGCCTTTCGGTCGGCATCGAGGACGTCAACGATATCGTCGCCGATCTCGAGCAGGCGCTCGGCAAGGTCTGA
- a CDS encoding CoA-binding protein — MNHDTYDNSYIAGILNSVKTIAMVGASPNDVRPSYFVLKYLLAKGFSVVPINPGHAGKQILGQTVYGSLADLPHPVDMVDVFRASASVPGIVDQVLKLDPLPKVVWMQLGVRNDEAAARAEAAGIKVVMNRCPKIEYGKLSGEIGWTGVNSGVLSSKKPLMRQGFQSLGVRQK; from the coding sequence ATGAACCACGATACCTACGACAACAGCTACATCGCCGGCATCCTGAATTCGGTGAAGACGATCGCCATGGTCGGCGCCTCGCCCAACGATGTGCGGCCAAGCTACTTCGTGCTGAAATATCTTTTGGCCAAAGGCTTTTCGGTAGTGCCGATCAATCCCGGTCACGCCGGTAAGCAGATTCTCGGACAGACGGTCTATGGCAGCTTGGCCGATCTGCCGCATCCGGTCGACATGGTGGATGTTTTTCGGGCTTCGGCGTCAGTGCCGGGCATTGTCGACCAGGTGCTGAAGCTCGACCCGTTGCCCAAGGTCGTCTGGATGCAGCTTGGCGTGCGCAACGACGAGGCCGCGGCCCGCGCAGAAGCTGCCGGCATCAAGGTGGTGATGAACCGCTGTCCGAAGATCGAATACGGCAAGCTGTCGGGCGAGATCGGCTGGACCGGCGTCAATTCCGGCGTGCTGTCGTCGAAGAAACCCTTGATGCGCCAGGGGTTCCAGAGCTTGGGCGTAAGGCAGAAATAG
- a CDS encoding GNAT family N-acetyltransferase, translating to MAQDDLNWRMEQACREAWPSALEIVANGWLLRRSGGRIRRSNSANPLRGTRGAPGKVIDAAEAFIVGHGQTPLFRIPDIAAELEPELDRRGYGREGGTIHLHADIDALAGGGYDDVTVSPAPSGRWFEARFRTGGYDGAEQRVFREMTRLIAGDKAFVSCARDDEVVAFAFGVIRNGLLVVEAVETDARFRQQGFGRRTVGGLIGWARRAGAKAGCLQVVVDNTPARALYASLGFSRELYRYHYRRKTVAA from the coding sequence ATGGCACAGGACGATCTCAACTGGCGGATGGAACAGGCGTGTCGCGAGGCATGGCCTTCGGCGCTCGAGATCGTTGCCAATGGCTGGCTGTTACGGCGCTCGGGCGGCCGTATCCGGCGCAGCAATTCCGCCAACCCCTTGCGCGGCACACGCGGCGCGCCGGGGAAGGTAATCGATGCCGCCGAAGCGTTCATTGTCGGCCACGGCCAGACGCCGTTGTTTCGCATCCCCGACATCGCCGCCGAACTGGAGCCCGAGCTTGACCGTCGCGGTTACGGAAGGGAAGGCGGCACGATCCATCTTCATGCCGATATCGACGCGCTCGCGGGAGGCGGCTACGACGACGTCACGGTTTCCCCGGCGCCAAGCGGGCGCTGGTTTGAGGCACGCTTTCGCACGGGCGGTTATGACGGCGCGGAACAGCGGGTTTTTCGCGAGATGACGCGTTTGATTGCGGGCGACAAGGCATTCGTATCGTGCGCGCGCGACGATGAAGTCGTCGCCTTTGCCTTTGGCGTCATCCGCAATGGGCTGCTTGTCGTCGAGGCGGTTGAAACCGACGCCAGATTCAGGCAGCAGGGGTTCGGACGCAGGACGGTTGGCGGGCTGATCGGCTGGGCGAGGCGAGCGGGGGCCAAGGCGGGCTGCCTGCAGGTGGTTGTCGACAATACGCCCGCCCGCGCACTCTATGCTTCTCTCGGCTTCAGCCGGGAACTCTATCGTTACCATTACCGCAGGAAGACCGTCGCAGCATGA
- a CDS encoding AAA family ATPase, with protein MAARKQLTRLKAPYLKRILLEPSRVSDWEQYPWNLPIFRDREFEFEFTSAITVIVGENGTGKSTLLEAIGALAGYDEAGGGKGYMPVDHSRAVDKSGAALGATLRAHWLPKVTAGWFFRAESFYSVSRYLDRAALDVGAAPPDFLSWSHGEGFIRFFEERCRRQGIYILDEPESALSPTRQIELLKLLRRMERSGTAQVIMATHSPLLMACPNARLFRIGRFGLDRIDFQDTDHFRMMRDFCSDPGTFLEEALRDDDELQ; from the coding sequence GTGGCTGCCCGCAAGCAACTGACGCGGCTGAAAGCGCCCTATCTCAAGCGCATCCTGCTTGAGCCGTCGCGCGTCTCCGACTGGGAGCAATACCCCTGGAACTTGCCGATATTCCGGGATCGCGAATTCGAGTTCGAATTCACGAGCGCCATCACCGTCATCGTCGGCGAGAACGGCACCGGCAAATCGACGCTGCTTGAAGCCATCGGCGCGCTGGCCGGCTATGACGAGGCGGGCGGCGGAAAAGGTTACATGCCGGTCGACCATTCGCGTGCTGTCGACAAAAGCGGTGCTGCACTCGGCGCCACGCTCCGCGCCCACTGGCTTCCCAAGGTCACTGCTGGCTGGTTCTTTCGCGCCGAATCCTTCTACTCCGTATCGCGTTATCTCGACCGAGCCGCACTGGATGTTGGGGCGGCGCCGCCCGATTTCCTGTCATGGTCGCATGGCGAGGGCTTTATCCGCTTCTTCGAGGAGCGTTGCCGCAGACAGGGCATCTATATCCTCGACGAGCCGGAAAGCGCGCTGTCGCCGACGCGCCAGATCGAACTGCTGAAACTGCTTCGACGCATGGAGCGGTCCGGCACCGCGCAGGTGATCATGGCCACGCACTCGCCGCTGCTGATGGCTTGTCCGAACGCGCGGCTTTTTCGCATCGGCCGCTTCGGCCTCGACCGCATCGATTTTCAGGACACCGATCATTTTCGCATGATGCGCGATTTCTGCAGCGATCCTGGAACCTTTTTGGAGGAGGCGCTGCGGGATGACGATGAGTTGCAGTGA
- a CDS encoding enoyl-CoA hydratase — protein MAEVVAIKPAVTDGPVLVSQDKGILRLTLANPPANALSLAAMAALQAEFDRVKADRSVRVIILAASGKVFCAGHDLKEMTAHRAEPDRGKAFFEKTFAACATLMQTIVRHPRPVIAEVDGLATAAGLQLVASCDLAIASHEASFCTPGVNIGLFCSTPMVALSRNVSRKQAMEMLLTGETIDAATAKEFGLINRIVPREYLNQVVNKYAQTVASKSSLVVRTGKEAFYAQAEMGLADAYAYTGRVMVENMLARDAEEGIGAFIGKRKPEWVDD, from the coding sequence GTGGCCGAAGTCGTCGCCATCAAGCCCGCCGTCACCGACGGCCCTGTTCTTGTCAGCCAGGACAAGGGCATCTTGCGCCTCACACTCGCCAACCCGCCGGCCAATGCGTTGTCGCTGGCGGCGATGGCGGCGCTGCAGGCTGAGTTCGATCGCGTCAAGGCCGACAGATCCGTGCGCGTCATCATCCTGGCGGCATCCGGCAAGGTGTTCTGTGCCGGTCACGACCTCAAGGAAATGACGGCGCACCGCGCCGAGCCGGATCGGGGCAAGGCGTTCTTCGAAAAGACCTTCGCGGCTTGCGCAACCTTGATGCAGACGATCGTGCGCCACCCAAGACCGGTGATCGCCGAGGTCGACGGCCTTGCCACAGCCGCCGGCCTGCAGTTGGTCGCCAGCTGCGACCTTGCCATCGCTTCGCACGAGGCGAGTTTCTGCACGCCTGGCGTCAACATCGGCCTGTTCTGCTCGACCCCCATGGTGGCGCTGTCGCGCAACGTCTCGCGCAAGCAGGCGATGGAGATGCTGCTCACCGGCGAAACGATCGACGCCGCGACCGCCAAGGAGTTCGGCCTGATCAATCGCATCGTGCCGCGCGAATATCTGAATCAGGTTGTCAACAAATACGCGCAAACCGTTGCTTCCAAATCGTCCTTGGTGGTCAGGACCGGCAAGGAAGCCTTCTATGCCCAGGCCGAAATGGGGCTCGCCGACGCCTATGCCTATACCGGCCGGGTGATGGTCGAAAACATGCTGGCGCGCGACGCCGAGGAAGGCATCGGCGCCTTCATCGGTAAGCGCAAGCCCGAATGGGTCGACGATTAA
- a CDS encoding PaaI family thioesterase, with protein sequence MPAQSNLKPMLNAAEVNALMASVYPQLNDNFTSYEAIDVFPGGCTVRLNADERHLRPGGTVSGPSLFTLADIGGYVCVLSHAGPDALSVTVNLDINFMRKAEAGPIDGHCRILKLGKSLMVFDIDIVAGPDGHTVAHATGTYSIPRKRENDVVK encoded by the coding sequence ATGCCAGCCCAAAGCAATCTGAAGCCAATGCTCAACGCGGCGGAAGTCAATGCGCTGATGGCAAGCGTCTATCCACAGCTCAACGACAATTTCACCTCCTATGAGGCGATCGATGTGTTTCCGGGCGGCTGCACGGTGCGGCTGAACGCCGACGAGCGGCATCTGCGCCCCGGCGGCACGGTCTCGGGTCCGTCGTTGTTTACGCTGGCCGACATCGGCGGTTACGTCTGCGTGCTCAGCCACGCCGGGCCTGACGCGCTTTCGGTGACGGTCAACCTCGACATCAACTTCATGCGCAAGGCCGAGGCCGGTCCGATCGACGGCCATTGCCGCATCCTGAAGCTCGGCAAGAGCCTGATGGTGTTCGACATCGACATCGTCGCAGGCCCGGACGGTCACACCGTCGCGCACGCCACCGGCACCTATTCAATCCCGAGGAAGCGGGAAAACGATGTGGTAAAATAA
- the rplM gene encoding 50S ribosomal protein L13, whose translation MATFSQKPADVVKKWVLIDAEGLVVGRLATVIANHLRGKHKPTFTPHVDDGDNVVVINADKVVFTGKKYTDKVYYWHTGHPGGIKERTARQLLEGRFPERVVEKAVERMIPRGPLGRRQMKNLRVYAGAEHPHTAQQPVTLDVAKLNSKNKRAS comes from the coding sequence ATGGCTACCTTTTCGCAGAAGCCTGCGGATGTGGTGAAGAAGTGGGTGCTGATCGACGCCGAAGGTCTCGTCGTCGGTCGTCTGGCCACTGTCATCGCCAACCATCTGCGCGGCAAGCACAAGCCCACCTTCACCCCGCATGTCGATGATGGCGACAACGTCGTCGTCATCAATGCAGACAAGGTGGTGTTCACCGGCAAGAAGTACACCGACAAGGTCTACTACTGGCATACCGGCCATCCCGGCGGCATCAAGGAGCGCACCGCGCGCCAACTGCTCGAGGGCCGTTTCCCCGAGCGCGTCGTCGAAAAGGCCGTCGAGCGCATGATCCCGCGCGGCCCGCTCGGCCGTCGCCAGATGAAGAATCTCCGCGTCTATGCAGGCGCCGAGCATCCGCACACCGCCCAGCAGCCCGTCACGCTCGACGTGGCCAAGCTGAACTCCAAGAACAAGAGGGCTTCGTAA
- the rpsI gene encoding 30S ribosomal protein S9, protein MAELSSLAELGTVAAQPAAPVHVQKLDKSGRAYATGKRKNAIARVWVKPGSGKITVNDKEFASYFARPVLQMILNQPIVAANRAGQYDIVATVIGGGLSGQAGAVRHGISKALTYYEPGLRTVLKKGGFLTRDSRVVERKKYGKAKARRSFQFSKR, encoded by the coding sequence ATGGCTGAGCTTTCCTCGCTCGCAGAACTCGGCACCGTCGCCGCGCAGCCGGCCGCGCCCGTGCATGTCCAGAAGCTCGACAAGTCGGGCCGCGCCTACGCCACCGGCAAGCGCAAGAACGCCATCGCGCGCGTCTGGGTGAAGCCGGGCTCCGGCAAGATCACCGTCAACGACAAGGAATTCGCGAGCTATTTCGCGCGTCCGGTGCTGCAGATGATCCTCAACCAACCGATCGTCGCGGCCAACCGCGCCGGCCAGTACGACATCGTCGCCACCGTCATCGGCGGCGGCCTCTCCGGCCAGGCGGGTGCTGTGCGTCACGGCATCTCCAAGGCGCTGACCTACTATGAGCCGGGCCTGCGCACGGTGCTCAAGAAGGGTGGCTTCCTGACCCGCGACAGCCGCGTGGTCGAGCGCAAGAAGTACGGCAAGGCGAAGGCTCGCCGCAGCTTCCAGTTTTCCAAGCGCTAA
- a CDS encoding LysR family transcriptional regulator produces MAADLNDLQAFMAVARAGGFREAARVTAGSASVLSEAIRRLETQLGVRLFNRTTRSVALTEAGASLLARLAPALGEVEAALDVVNGFRDRPAGTLRLNVPISASRLVLPRIVPGFLAAYPAIRLEVIAEENFVDLLAASCDAGIRYDERLEQDMIAVPIGPRVQRFTTSASPAYLDRHGRPQHPRDLLGHACVRGRFPSGVMTPWEFERDGEVVRVDTRGPLLVSIGGGVDLAIDAAIAGVGILWLFEDWVRPHFESGALEPVLEPWWQEFSGPFLYYPGRRLVPAPLRAFIDYIKTPAGHW; encoded by the coding sequence ATGGCGGCTGATCTCAACGATCTCCAGGCATTTATGGCAGTGGCACGCGCCGGCGGCTTTCGCGAAGCGGCCCGCGTGACGGCGGGCAGCGCGTCCGTGCTCAGTGAAGCCATCCGCCGTCTGGAAACCCAACTTGGTGTGCGGCTCTTCAATCGTACAACGCGCAGTGTCGCCCTGACCGAGGCAGGCGCCAGCCTGCTGGCCCGGCTTGCCCCGGCGCTGGGCGAGGTCGAAGCGGCGCTTGATGTCGTGAACGGCTTTCGCGACCGGCCCGCCGGCACGTTGCGCCTCAATGTCCCGATCAGCGCGTCTCGGTTGGTGCTGCCAAGAATCGTTCCGGGATTTCTCGCGGCCTATCCGGCCATCCGGCTGGAGGTGATCGCGGAGGAAAACTTTGTCGATCTGCTGGCGGCCAGTTGCGATGCCGGCATCCGCTATGACGAGCGGCTGGAGCAGGACATGATCGCCGTGCCGATCGGGCCACGCGTCCAGCGCTTCACCACCTCCGCCTCTCCGGCCTATCTCGATCGGCACGGCCGGCCGCAACACCCGCGTGACCTGCTTGGGCATGCGTGCGTGCGCGGTCGCTTTCCGAGCGGGGTCATGACGCCTTGGGAATTCGAGCGCGACGGCGAGGTGGTGCGGGTCGATACCAGGGGACCATTGCTCGTCAGCATCGGTGGCGGCGTCGATCTAGCCATCGATGCGGCGATCGCCGGCGTCGGCATTCTCTGGCTCTTCGAGGACTGGGTGCGCCCGCATTTCGAGAGCGGCGCGCTGGAACCCGTGCTGGAGCCGTGGTGGCAGGAATTCTCCGGGCCGTTTCTGTACTATCCCGGACGCCGGCTGGTGCCGGCGCCGCTGCGCGCCTTCATCGACTACATCAAGACGCCAGCCGGACATTGGTAA
- a CDS encoding aldo/keto reductase family oxidoreductase yields MSSVDKSGTYKLGDRSVHRIGYGAMQLAGKGVFGPPKDHDAAIAVLREAVAQGVNHIDTSDYYGPYVTNKLIREALAPYPDDLVIVTKIGARRGSDASWLPAYSSEELTQAVHDNLRNLGLDAIEVVNLRIMFDTHGPAEGSIEAPLTALAELQRKGLVRHIGLSNVTRAQIADGRRICDIICVQNQYNLAHRDDDALIDELARDGIAYVPFFPLGGFSPLQSSTLSGVAERLGATPMQVALAWLLQRSPNILLIPGTSSVGHLRENLAAAELELSADDVLNELDGVAKAA; encoded by the coding sequence ATGTCCAGCGTAGACAAATCCGGCACTTACAAACTCGGCGACCGCTCCGTTCATCGCATCGGCTATGGCGCCATGCAGCTTGCGGGCAAGGGCGTGTTCGGTCCGCCGAAGGACCATGACGCGGCGATCGCCGTGCTGCGCGAAGCGGTGGCGCAAGGCGTGAACCATATCGACACCAGCGATTATTACGGTCCGTACGTCACCAACAAGCTGATCCGCGAGGCATTGGCGCCTTATCCTGACGACCTCGTCATCGTCACCAAGATCGGAGCCCGCCGCGGAAGCGATGCCTCGTGGCTGCCGGCCTACTCGTCCGAGGAACTGACGCAGGCCGTGCACGATAATCTTCGCAATCTCGGGCTCGACGCGATCGAAGTGGTCAATCTGCGCATCATGTTCGACACCCATGGCCCGGCGGAAGGCTCGATCGAGGCGCCCCTGACTGCCCTTGCCGAGCTTCAGCGCAAGGGCCTGGTGCGCCATATCGGCCTGAGCAACGTCACCCGCGCGCAGATCGCGGACGGCCGCAGGATCTGCGATATCATCTGCGTGCAGAACCAGTACAATCTGGCGCACCGGGACGACGACGCGCTGATCGACGAACTGGCGCGCGACGGCATCGCCTATGTGCCGTTCTTCCCGCTCGGCGGATTCAGCCCGCTGCAATCGTCGACGCTGTCTGGGGTCGCAGAACGGCTTGGCGCGACGCCGATGCAGGTGGCGCTGGCGTGGCTGCTGCAGCGGTCGCCCAACATCCTGCTGATCCCGGGCACATCGTCGGTCGGGCATCTGCGGGAGAATCTTGCTGCGGCGGAGCTGGAGCTGTCGGCGGATGATGTGCTGAACGAGTTGGATGGGGTGGCGAAAGCGGCGTGA